aagaaagaagagaaacAATTCCaccgtatatatatataatagctaAACGGGAAATGAACCTCGAATCCGAGTTATTGATCCCAATTCTCAAAAGTCAAAGCAGATCCCCATGAAGAAGGAGAAACGATATTATCTCAGCTTTTAGCTTTTTTACTTCCTATAGTACATAGAACAGTGAATCTAAACCTCTCCCTCTTGTGAAAATTCAAAGCCgggttttgagtttcacttttCACTACCGTTTTACATATTAGGATATTGAATCTGAACCTGCAATAGTGTTCCATCATCCCCAGAAACTAACATTATTCtggaattataaaaaaaaaaattagtaaaaaagGCTACTGTTTCTATAGCTGCATGGTGCTTGGAAGGTCTGAAACAGGGTGCTCTTTTATGGCTTTACGTGTGCTCTCGTTGCAGTTTGTCTTTTCTTTTGCTTTAACGCATAATGCCATCTTGTTTTATACCTGAGAGTGTGAGAAAGAGAGCTTCCCTCTTACCTcgagtctttttcttttttttgtcaaGATACCTAGAGTCTTTTTGAGCTAAGGATGATGGGAGCAGTACCAAAGGAGAAGGGAGATGAAGGTAAAAAAGCACAAAATGTTGCAACAGAGGAAGGATAAGCTAGGAGACTGTTTTTGCATACATTTTTTTTGGCCTTTCTGTGTTGCGCAAATTGGGAATGAATGAACAAAAGAGAGGGCAAATGTTACTTTGTAAGCTTTGACATAAATAGAGGGGAGGTCAAAAGATTACATTTTGGGTTTGTAGCTTTCTCTTTCTTACACTTTAAGTAGATGCTCTTCCTGCTACGCTAGGTGTGTACAGAGGAAAATGTTGATAGCCCAATGTTTGTCGTTTTATACTATATTAATAAGGAGGTGGGAATTTAAGATTATATGAATAGAATATGAATAGACAGAATAATCCATAGTCCATGCCAAGCAGTCTCAAACAAGAGCAGCAATTCAGGTCAAGCACCCTTAATTTAAAGTAATATACAGCCATAGCCATTATGCGtggaatcttttttttttctttgcaggAAGCACTTGTTCTGTGAAGGGAAGATTGCATgtgttttaattaataaatcatAATTAAGATCCATTGGAAAATAAAATGACGCAAATCAACAACAATACAATCTATAGAATTGAAGCAGAAACTTGGAGGGCCTAAAATACCAGACGATAGAATATAGAAACGCACAAATTCTATGAAATTTGCAAGTTCAAGAGCCTAACTATTTGTATAGCTCCAAAGCAAGAAACTGATATAGTGATAAGGCAACAGAAGTAGAACAATTTTCTTTATCTTCCACTGGGATGTACTATCTGTGAAAAAATTTCGTTCTTGCTCGTATCATCGGTATCCTCACTTAACGAACCCTCCTCCTCAATGCTAAGCATCTGTCTGTTGATTCCATAAGTGTCATTTCCCTTGCTCTCTGAAACCAGTTTACCCCCATTAGGGTTATCTTGCAATTGGAGAGCGAATTCAAGATTCCACAGCACATCACCCATTGAAGGACGATGGATCCCATGATCAGACAGGCACTTCTCAGCTGTCTCCGCAAACTTCTTGAGGCACTCAggttttatctcagcctttataTGCGGATCAATAATATCCTCAATGATTCCCTTCTTTTGGCAATGTAGAGCCCAATCTGCAAGACTGACTTGTTCTTTAGACAAGTTAGGATTGAGGGCTGGCCTTGCACATAATACTTCAAATAGGACTACCCCAAAAGAGTACACATCGGATTTTTCTGTCAACTGTTGCCTTTTGAAGTACTCAGGATCTAAGTATCCAAAGCTACCCTTTACCACTGTACTGACATGACTTTGGTTGAGATTAGGACCTGTTTTTGACAGACCGAAATCAGAAACTTTTGCCACCCACTTCTCATCCAAGAGAATGTTTGTTGTCTTCACGTCCCTGTGAATGATCGTGTATCTGGCGCCAGTATGAAGATAATGAAGTCCCCTTGCAGCACCAATACATATCTCCAATCTTTGCTTCCAGGACAACGAAGAGGTAGGCTTGTTGCCCTTGTAGATGTGTTCCCTGAGAGTACCATTTGCCATGTAATCATAAACAAGAGCCATCTCACCATCTTCTTCACAAAATCCAATCAAGGACACTAAATGCTTGTGTCTCAGCTTTGACAGCATCTCAATTTCTGTCTGGAACTCATTAACTCCTTGTTCTGAAGACGGGTTTGATCTCTTAATAGCAACTTTTGTCCCTTGGTCAATAATGCCTTTGTAAACCTTCCCAAATCCTCCAACCCCAATAACATTAGACTCGTCAAAGTTCTTGGTTGCGTGTTTGATCTCTGGCAATGAAAAATGGCGACATAGACCTTGTGCAAGACTCGAAAGGTGGCTACTAGCATTGCTTTTTCCTGAGATTGTAGATTTGCTCGCAGACGTGTGGGAATTTCCGTATAGTGGCAACCAGTTATGACTCCCAGACTTACTTCCACTGAGACCCCTCTTCTTTCTGAGGACAAAAATGGAGATAATAGCAGCTACTGCTAATCCAGCAGCCCCACCAGCAATGCCACCGATTATCGTACTCTTGCTGGATCCCGATGAAGAAAATTCCTTCTTTGCTTCTGCCTCGAGCTTCAATACCGATGGAACAGGATTCGGGCCAGCCAAATTACCATTTTGGTCATTAAGCTTGAAAATCTCCAATCCATTCAAAATAGCGTCGTAGTATTCAGGCTTCAATTCTACAGTAGGATGCAATGCCACCCATAATTGATCGTCACCAATCTGATCAGAAACCATTATAGAATaatccttatagaatggcactcCTTTAGACCCTGTCCAGCTGATCACATCTGCACCATTTTGTGCTGTTTGgttgtttatataaatattaaatggtCTCTGGTTGCTTCTGCTCAGCTGAAACTCACAGAAATGGAACCTTACAACGTAGGTAAAATTGGCATCAACATAAAATACCCAAGTGAGATTATAATTGGCATTCACCTTCGGATCTGGCCCCATTGTTCTCGCTGTACTATAAACATCTAACGGGGCAATAGACTTGGGAACATTTGGGGTAGGATATTTAATAGTGGTGTTAGCTTGGTCGGTGACACCAACAGCTGCGCCAAACAGATAGGGTGTATCATCATACCATGTTCTTGTGAGGCCAGAGTCATTGGATGCAGGAATGAATTGTCCACCAACGTTTAGCCTGAACATTGTTTGCAAGGAAGAGTTGGTAAGATCAAGCATTTGGTCGGTGAAACCAACCACCACCGCAGAGTTGTATATATCCGGCATGGGAATTATTTCAATGCCATTGACAAAAGCGTATGAATCATCATAATCTGGAGAGGGTGTGAATGTGAGATCGAGGTTGCCAGATTCAACTGGGGTCAAAGAGAATTCTTTAATGATATAGGCCATTGTGAGAGCCTGGGCCGTAATTGAAGCGCTGAAATTCTTGAGAAGTTGCAATTCATTTGCAGTAACAGCGAAATAGGAAGTATTGGCATTGAGAGAGCTATAAGTTGATGGATAGAAATACAGCCTGACCCAGAGACGACTCTTTCTAGGAACAGATAACTTATATGTGGATGCAGATGTGAAAATTCTTGCTGTCATGTACGGGACTGTGGATGGTAATGAAGAGTCTTGACTATCGGCTGTTGCCGTTATCGACTTACCAGAAGAATTCACATATTTTGTATCAGGTTCCCATTTCCTGCCATCACTATCGGTGCCTTCACTTGATGCGCCACATGCAAGGATATAAGACTCCGATTCTGATGCGGAGCCTTTGCTTGCAACTGTGATTGAATTCAAggtgaaaaaaaagaaaacaagaagAAAAAAGATGCAGGCATTGCAGTTCATAACTAAGATGACAAAAGGAAAAGAGCAGATTGCAGGAAAACAGAGAATCCAGAAAAAAATGAGAAAGAATGTTTTCCTGCAAcaggaaaaaatatatatatgtatatatcttcTGGTTCCAGGATATTCTCTCTATAGATTAAAATTAAACTCCGTTTCAATGGGATTAGCAAATTTTCCTGGAGATATAAAATATCCCAGCAAAAGAAACacagagaagagaagagaagagaggACGGAGAAGAGATTTCTCTCTCCAAAATTTTCTCTTCATTGTTTGTTTGGGTATGCAATGTGTTTAGGAATTAGGAGGTGCGATGGACGTTAAGCTAGGAGCGGTGATCAGCAAGAAACGGAAAGATAAAAAAAGTAAACACTGCATTTTTGCGTTAACTGTCCTTAAAACATGAGGAGATTTTTTATTAGTCCTTTAATAACTTAAATTTTCCCCCTAACAAATGCATGCTTCCTTTCTTTGGCAGTCTTTATAATGCTCTACCTACCACGtccaattttcttaaatttaaatttttgttaaaacTCTTATGTAaagatgataaaatttttaataaaaaaataaatgataataatttgaattaaaattttttattaatttttaaaaaataactattaatttgatatcataatcaattatcatataatttaattaatcttaaattatttcatatttttaataaatatttttattatattattatattttttattatttttattataaaatttttattaaaaaatttaagagataaaaagtATAGTTTGCATAAAAatgtgtaaaaataaaatataaatatttgatttatttataattaatatgtattaatttttatatcgataatttaatattttttttattttacttttttaatattaatttatgtttattattattattattattattattattattattattattatgactaACTTATGGCCATTGAATTAAAACTGCCACATAAATGATAAatattttactgttataaaaattgaatttaaatacttTTGTAActgttttttaattaaataatatttaattataaaattaaatttttatttaaatagtttctatttatttgtttatatGCCACTCTCTTCCTATCAAGTATTTTTTTTCACCTAAGtgctttcaaatttttttttgatttattctatttttttattttttttaagttattagttatcatttttaaaattttttatttaaatatatttaattaatatttatttaattactacttttttttataaatttcttatttaatatttcttaaactttttaatattttatttcattataattatatatcaaatgcaattataactaatattttaattattcctattttattatcattaactttgaatagaaatatttttaaattttaattaaatatctaaatttttatgcataaattatctgtcaactatatttttatatagaaatagaattttaaaaatagaatgcaaatacgattacataaaaaaatttaactacaaataaatatgattaaaaaaaataaagttgtaatattaaaattatggattacaatattaaaattatggaatttattttttgaaaaatagtatatattttaatatttattatattaataaaaaatgataatattttaaaatcttaatttttatgaaatatatttatcttatattataaatttatgtgaaAAGATAACCGTttttgtgaaataattattttataaaaaacatattagattaattaaaaaaatttacaccttataaaaatttaaagatataatatttttaaaaaataatatatatttgtaTATATAAAGAGCAGAGTAGTATTTCCAAATAATCGTTACGTGATACTTTCCTTGAAAAACTCGACACATGTCACATTCTATTAATAACTCTCTTTTAAACTCTTttgtaataataattatttaattcttttttatttctcttttaattatcaatattattaaCAATTCTACTTTaacattttttatttgaattattgttttctttaaaattaatttttaaaaaattaaaactttttatgattaaatacaatatttaaaatttattaatattattttttatatattatttatgcAAAAAGATTATTTATCACATGTcactcataataataataataataataataataataataataataataataatagattgccattaattttatttaattttattaatttttttattttattaattagttattcaattgatttgaattataattaagttattaattttttaattatgtatatataaattttaaattatttaatagttactctcttaatattataataaataataattattattagattaattttaatatattaacatatataactttacaaatatatataaattgatattatttatatatttaattaattattagccACGTGTATTGGCATGGACAATTCTCTAGCATTAAAATAATAGTCATTGTATCTATTTTTATTGAACAAACTTTTAATTGGTAATTCACaattttttattagcccaatcactataaaaagtttaaaaaatagttATGAAAATTATTGACAAAATTTGCTTATATTTTGTTGGTAATCAGTAATTATCGACGAATTATCGATGAAATTTTTTCGTTCATAAATACTAGCGTAGGTAATTTTTACCGACGAAAGTATATTGTCTCTAAATTTATTGATGAACTATTTCGTAGGtaaattagaatttttttatAGGTAATTTCACGAAAAATTTTACCCttaggtatttattttaaaattttattttttattttatcctTAATATTACTTACAATAATCGATTTCATTGATAAAATTTTTTGAGAAATAATGTTTTCCTGCAAcaggaaaatatatatatatatgtatatatcttcTGGTTCTATGATATTCTTTCTATAGATTAAAATTAAACTCCGTTTCAATGGGATTAGCAAATTTTCCTGGAGATATGAAATATCGCAGTGAAAGAAACACATAGAAGAGAGAACAGATAAGAGATTTCTCTCTCCAAATTTTTCTCTGCATTGTTTGTGTGGGTATGCAATGTGTTTAAGAATTAGGAGGTGCGATGGACGTTAAGCTAGGAGCGGTGATCAGCAAGAAACGGAAAGATTAAAAAAAGTAAACACTGCATTTTTGCTTTAACTGTCCTTAAAACATGGCTTTAATAGGGGATTTTTTATTAGTCCTTTAATAACTTAAATTTTCCCCCTAACAAACGCATGCTTCCTTTCTTTGGTAGTCTTTATAATGCTCTACCTACCACGtccaattttcttaaatttaaatttttgttaaaacTCTTATGTAAAGATGATaaaatgtttattaaaaaaataaatgataataatttgaattaaaaaattttattaatttttaaaaaataactattaatttttgatatcataatcaactatcatataatttaattaaccttaaattatttcatatttttaataaatatttttattatattattatattttttattatttttattataaaatatttattaaaaaatttaagagataaaaagtATAGTCTGCATAAAAatgtgtaaaaataaaatataaatatttgatttatttataattagtatgaattaatttttatgtcgataatttaatattctttttattttacttttttaatattaatttatgcttattattattattattatcattatgacTAACTTATGGCCATTGAATTAAAACTGCcacataaaaattgaatttaaatacttTTGTAAccgtttttcaattaaataatatttaattataaaattaaatttttatttaaatagtttcTATTTGTTTGTCTATATGCCACTCTCTTCttatcaaatattttttttcaccTAAGTGCTCTCAAATCTTTTTTTGatttattctatttttttattttttttaagttattagttatcatttttaaaattttttatttaaatatatttaattaatatttatttaattactacttttttttataaatttcttatttaatatttcttaaactttttaatattttatttcattataattatatatcaaatgcaattaaaattaatattttaattattcatattttattatcattaactttcaatagaaatatttttaaattttaattaaatatctaaatttttatgcataaattatctaTCAACTATATTTTCATatagaaatataattttaaaaatagaatgcaaatacgattacataaaaaattttaactacaaataaagatgattaaaaaaaataaaattgtaatattaaaattatggaatttatcttttgaaaaatagtatatattttaatatttattatattaataaaaaataataatattttaaaatcttaatttttatgaaatatatttatcttatattataaatttatgtgaaAAGATAACCGTTtttttgaaataattattttataaaaaacatattacattaattaaaaaaatttacaccttataaaaatttaaagatataatatttttaaaaaataatatatatgtgtatatataaagAGCAGAGTAGTATTTCTAAATAATCGTTATGTAACATTTTCCTTGAAAAACTTGACACATGTCACATTCTATTAATAACTCTCTTTTAAACTCTTttgtaataataattatttaattcttttttatttctcttttaattatcaatattattaaCGATTCAactttaacatttatgatttgaattattgttttctttaaaattaatttttaaaaaattaaaaatttttatgattaaatgcaatatttaaaatttattaatattattttttatatattatttatgcAAAAAGATTATTTATCACATGTcactcataataataataataataataataataataataataataataataataataataatagattgccattaattttatttaattttattaatttttttattttattaattagttattcaattgatttgaattaaaattaagttattaattttttaattatgtatatataaattttaaattatttaatagttactctcttaatattataataaataattattattattattagattaattttaatatattaacatatataACTTTATATAGTAcatgtatataattttattttcttttttttactttatttatgctgttttatattattatattacttttaagaataatattaatattagtaAATGAAGATAATATTTGAATATGTTATATTTCTTTAATATATTAAGATGATATAATTAAACtttgatatttaaaatataaaaatggaACTAATTTCAAAGGGTTTTATATCTTTAATCAATATTTTTACTATattactatatttttattatgaaatattcattaaaaagtttgagagagaaaaaaaattagtaaaaaaatatgaaacaatatttaattaataaaaaattgaagacattatttaatttttatatattaaaattacaaatatatataaattaatattatttatatatttaattaattattagccACGTGCATCGGCATGGACAATTCTCTAGCATTAAAATAATAGTCATTGTATCTATTTTTATTGAACAAACTTTTAATTGGTAATTCACaattttttattagcccaatcactgtaaaaaatttaaaaaatagttaCGAAAATTATTGACCAAATATGCTTATATTTTATTGGTAATCAGTAATTATCAATGAATTACCGATGAAATTTTTTCGTTCATAATACTAGCGTAGGTAATTTTTACCGATGAAAACATATTGTCTCTAAATTTATTGATGAACTATTTCATAGGtaaattagaatttttttatAGGTAATTTCGTGAAAGATTTTACCCttaggtatttattttaaaattttattttttattttatcattaatatTACTTACAACAATcgatttcattaataaaattttttgaggtttttaatttttttttctatttttttctacCGATTAAAAATGGTTCGTTGGTAATTATCGACGAAAAATTTTAgtaggtatttattttaaatttttatttttttattttcttcttaatattacttacaaaaatcaattttgttcgtaaatttttttttctattttcttatgAGTATTACCGACTAAATATGATTCATTGGCAATTACCAATGAAAAATTTTCgtaggtatttattttaaaattatattttttatttttttcttaatattacctacgaaaatcaATTTCGTTAGTAATTATCAAGGAAAACTTTTCATATGTAAAATTTTTTGAGCtttttaaaagttttattttctattttctttttagtaTTGCCGACTAAATATGGTTCGTTGATAATTAccgataaaatttttttataaatatttattttaaaattttattttttattttctccttaatattatctACTAAAAtcgatttcgttggtaattatcgaTAAAAACTTttcatgggtaaaattttttgagcttttaaaaatttttattttctattttcttcttaatattataaACTAAATATGGTTCCTTGGTAattactaataattttttttttaagtatttatcttgaaattttattttttttctttaatattacGTACGAAAAgcgatttcgttggtaattaccaagaAAAACTTTTCGTATGTAAAATTTTTTGagctattaaaaattttttttttatattttcttcttaatattactgaCTAAACATGTTTCGTTTGTAATTAtcgataaaaaaattttttaggtatttattttaaaattttattttttatttttttcttaatattatatACGCAAAgcgatttcgttggtaattaccgaggaaaacttttcgtaggtaaaattttttgagctttttaattttttttttatttttctttttagtaTTACTGACTAAATATGCTTTATTAGTAATTACCGACAAAAAATTTtggtatatatttttttatttttatttttattttttattttattaaactaCAAAAAtcaatttcgttggtaattactgacgagaaattttcgtaggtaaaatttttgagctttttaatttttttttaatattactgaCTAAATACGAGTTAGTCAGTAATTATCAATGAAAAATTTCGtcgatatttttttatttgattgctAATTTTGCCTCTAATATTAGGCACCACTTTTACCTACGAATTACGTCGTTAGTAAAGAGTTCGTCGGTAATCAAACGGTAATTTTatcgatataaattgatttaaattttagttttatttttcgtTGATAAATCATAGGTAAATTACTAATGAAATTCGGTAGTCGGTGATTTTcgtagttatttttaaaatttcttgta
The Hevea brasiliensis isolate MT/VB/25A 57/8 chromosome 15, ASM3005281v1, whole genome shotgun sequence genome window above contains:
- the LOC110652063 gene encoding receptor-like protein kinase ANXUR1 — protein: MNCNACIFFLLVFFFFTLNSITVASKGSASESESYILACGASSEGTDSDGRKWEPDTKYVNSSGKSITATADSQDSSLPSTVPYMTARIFTSASTYKLSVPRKSRLWVRLYFYPSTYSSLNANTSYFAVTANELQLLKNFSASITAQALTMAYIIKEFSLTPVESGNLDLTFTPSPDYDDSYAFVNGIEIIPMPDIYNSAVVVGFTDQMLDLTNSSLQTMFRLNVGGQFIPASNDSGLTRTWYDDTPYLFGAAVGVTDQANTTIKYPTPNVPKSIAPLDVYSTARTMGPDPKVNANYNLTWVFYVDANFTYVVRFHFCEFQLSRSNQRPFNIYINNQTAQNGADVISWTGSKGVPFYKDYSIMVSDQIGDDQLWVALHPTVELKPEYYDAILNGLEIFKLNDQNGNLAGPNPVPSVLKLEAEAKKEFSSSGSSKSTIIGGIAGGAAGLAVAAIISIFVLRKKRGLSGSKSGSHNWLPLYGNSHTSASKSTISGKSNASSHLSSLAQGLCRHFSLPEIKHATKNFDESNVIGVGGFGKVYKGIIDQGTKVAIKRSNPSSEQGVNEFQTEIEMLSKLRHKHLVSLIGFCEEDGEMALVYDYMANGTLREHIYKGNKPTSSLSWKQRLEICIGAARGLHYLHTGARYTIIHRDVKTTNILLDEKWVAKVSDFGLSKTGPNLNQSHVSTVVKGSFGYLDPEYFKRQQLTEKSDVYSFGVVLFEVLCARPALNPNLSKEQVSLADWALHCQKKGIIEDIIDPHIKAEIKPECLKKFAETAEKCLSDHGIHRPSMGDVLWNLEFALQLQDNPNGGKLVSESKGNDTYGINRQMLSIEEEGSLSEDTDDTSKNEIFSQIVHPSGR